A genomic segment from Pectinophora gossypiella chromosome 3, ilPecGoss1.1, whole genome shotgun sequence encodes:
- the LOC126382125 gene encoding RCC1 domain-containing protein 1-like: MYLVAGSNLFGQWFCNDPIVSGFQDVNISEKITQKHDLAEVKISHLGWSYNILQTGNDFYLSGCWQGKENQLVKIDLPEDCKVLLDSSLTIVGNDYNLILVDKKKFSVWVINLEDENSVKKLSINVDTPLKRTSDSKRKRLEDHIIKVVATNNSCLYLTAEGSVYSGLLPSHLDTSHCEGKVCDIDCGYEHFILLTDAGKVYTWGNGRRLQLGHGDLSNFDLPTEVEALSGIKVAKVSAGGWHSLVLSEYGDVYAWGWNDTGQLGIKSEPDNPAGVLKTEGLKSYPLPTVVDFFDSNDKEVNLDVKDIACGSRHSTIILEDNSVWSSGCNKYGQLGFPAELLPTVNYFKKTFQCTSSSKLKCGLWSTILMKT; this comes from the exons ATGTATTTGGTAGCTGGTTCTAATTTGTTTGGTCAGTGGTTCTGTAACGATCCAATAGTTTCTGGTTTCCAAGATGTTAACATAAGTGAAAAGATTACCCAAAAACATGACCTAGCAGAAGTAAAAATATCACATCTCGGTTGGTCGTACAATATCCTCCAAACTGGAAATGATTTTTACCTATCTGGATGTTGGCAGGGTAAAGAAAACCAACTTGTAAAAATAGATTTACCTGAAGATTGTAAAGTCTTATTAGACTCCAGTTTAACAATTGTTGGAAatgattataatttaatattagtgGATAAAAAGAAATTTTCAGTTTGGGTTATAAATCTAGAAGATGAGAACAgtgtaaaaaaattaagtataaatGTTGATACACCATTGAAAAGAACAAGTGACTCAAAAAGGAAAAGACTTGAAGACCATATTATAAAGGTTGTAGCAACCAATAACTCTTGTCTGTATTTAACAGCTGAAGGGTCTGTTTATAGTGGATTACTGCCCAGTCACTTAGACACTAGTCATTGTGAAGGTAAAGTATGTGATATTGACTGTGGTTATGAACATTTTATATTGCTCACTGATGCTGGTAAAGTTTACACATGGGGAAACGGAAG gagGCTGCAGCTTGGTCATGGGGACTTGAGCAACTTTGATTTACCAACAGAGGTAGAAGCACTATCCGGCATAAAGGTAGCAAAAGTCAGTGCTGGTGGATGGCATTCCTTGGtcctcagcgaatatggagatgTATATGCATGGGGATGGAATGACACCGGACAACTAGGAATAAAATCTGAACCAGATAACCCAGCAGGAGTCCTGAAAACTGAAGGTTTGAAAAGCTATCCTCTTCCAACGGTAGTGGATTTCTTTGACTCCAATGATAAAGAAGTTAATTTGGATGTAAAAGACATAGCCTGTGGATCCAGACATTCGACAATAATACTTGAAGACAACTCTGTGTGGAGTTCTGGATGCAATAAGTATGGACAATTGGGCTTTCCAGCAGAACTGCTGCCAacagtaaattattttaaaaagacattTCAATGTACCAGTAGCTCTAAGCTAAAGTGTGGGTTGTGGTCTACTATTCTAATGAAAACGTAA
- the LOC126382133 gene encoding 60S acidic ribosomal protein P0, which produces MGREDKATWKTNYFTKIIQLLDDYPKCFLVGADNVGSQQMQQIRMALRGSSIILMGKNTMMRKAIKDHLETNPALEKLLPHIKGNVGFVFTRGDLVEVRDKLLENKVRAPARPGAIAPLSVIIPAHNTGLGPEKTSFFQALSIPTKISKGTIEIINDVHILKPGDKVGASEATLLNMLNISPFSYGLVVRQVYDSGTIFAPAILDIKPEDLRAKFLEGVANVAAVSLSIGYPTVASAPHSIANGFKNLLAIAAVTEVEFKEATTIKEFIKDPSKFVAAVAAPAAAAPAAEKKEEAKEEKKEDSESDDDMGFGLFD; this is translated from the exons ATGGGTAGGGAGGACAAGGCTACTTGGAAGACTAACTACTTCACCAAAATCATC CAACTCCTAGACGATTACCCAAAATGTTTCCTTGTGGGTGCCGACAACGTGGGCTCGCAGCAGATGCAGCAGATCCGCATGGCGCTCCGCGGCAGCAGCATCATTCTCATGGGCAAGAACACCATGATGCGCAAGGCTATCAAAGATCATCTCGAGACCAACCCGGCTCTTGAGAAGCTGTTGCCCCACATCAAGGGCAATGTTGGCTTTGTGTTCACCCGTGGTGACCTTGTAGAG GTCCGTGATAAGCTGCTGGAGAACAAGGTCCGTGCCCCGGCCCGTCCCGGAGCCATCGCCCCGCTGTCTGTCATCATCCCGGCCCACAACACCGGCCTGGGTCCTGAGAAGACCTCTTTCTTCCAGGCTCTGTCCATCCCCACCAAGATCTCCAAGG GTACGATTGAAATCATCAATGATGTGCACATTCTGAAGCCTGGAGACAAGGTGGGAGCCTCCGAAGCTACCCTGCTCAACATGTTGAACATCTCTCCGTTCTCATACGGTCTTGTAGTCAGGCAG GTGTACGACTCCGGCACCATCTTCGCGCCAGCAATCCTGGACATCAAGCCCGAGGACCTGCGCGCCAAATTCTTGGAGGGAGTTGCCAACGTGGCCGCCGTGTCGCTGTCCATCGGCTACCCGACCGTCGCCTCTGCGCCGCACTCCATCGCCAACGGTTTCAAGAACCTGCTGGCGATCGCTGCCGTCACCGAGGTTGAGTTCAAGGAAGCCACTACCATTAAGGAGTTCATCAAG GACCCCTCAAAATTCGTGGCCGCCGTCGCCgcgccggccgccgccgccccggCTGCTGAGAAGAAGGAAGAGGCCAAGGAAGAGAAGAAGGAGGACTCTGAGAGCGATGACGACATGGGCTTCGGTCTGTTCGACTAA
- the LOC126382077 gene encoding PAX3- and PAX7-binding protein 1 has protein sequence MSMFRKPKKIQRRVFTADDDEEGDGEPQPPPPPVISKPKEKPAKTTSLLSFADEEEEGEVFQVKKSKQSSRLAKRREKERRKDDDPSKDDINMDVDNHVNEPPANTANHAKPKKKVTLEGLILSGREALAADGAGDVSDEASGEEEDNRGFHQYRAESVRAALAVGGHIPDAALIHAARKTRQQARELGGDYIPIKPSEAKPGSRLVRDDGSGDDDEDGRIEVRGLDLPSDKPKRGTAAAPTNEELDSEPDEWEEQQIKKAMPAIPDITAEGGIELNPFAVAPPPPRLQDAPAHLRPLTTPGRPPPATAQELVDALRTRLQELQAEQDLTARTRHELEARLQAAAGARLARSARRAALDTAYRRAQAARAYLTDLIECLDEKMPQLEALEARALALHRRRCEFLMERRRADVRDQAQDVFALAARAGAARAPEPEAKQRRAAEREGRRRARRLARHAAGALAHRDGDSSDDDLPPALLTQAQHETEAIRQASLALFSDALPAWRSAAGVAARLARWRAREPALYGDAYVADCLPRLLAPYVRQQLILWNPLADSDNEDYERMEWFRCLMMYGVRRAPLSSDSDSDGGEAEPPVTEEHTREDPDAMLVPTILAKVVMPKLTELVEQAWDPLSVRACTRLRQLLPRLAAAPGARAPLQRLAAALRMRVVAALQADVFLPALPPHVMEGPGGGFWRRCLGAGVRLLRATLALTAPPPLLRADPHVLQLIETLCCAAGAAPPQWMAAAAVALAETLPRSGALRAKALARVAALATLALSRLQPDNPLHLKALDQARTVIAEAKALE, from the exons ATGTCGATGTTTCGGAAGCCGAAGAAGATTCAACGGCGCGTGTTTACTGCGGACGATGACGAGGAAGGAGACGGGGAaccgcagccgccgccgcctccAGTCATCAGCAAACCGAAGGAAAAGCCCGCCAAAACTACTTCTCTGCTAAGTTTTGCTGATGAAG aaGAAGAAGGTGAAGTTTTCCAGGTCAAGAAGTCCAAACAGAGCAGCCGGCTGGCCAAGAGACGTGAGAAGGAGCGCCGGAAAGATGACGACCCCAGTAAAGATGATATTAATATGGACGTTGATAATCATGTCAATGAG CCACCAGCAAACACAGCGAATCATGCAAAGCCGAAGAAAAAGGTCACTCTCGAGGGTCTTATTCTGTCTGGACGGGAGGCCTTAGCGGCTGACGGAGCGGGGGATGTATCTGACGAGGCCAGCGGAGAAGAGGAAGATAATAGGGGGTTCCACCAGTACCGGGCCGAGTCGGTGCGGGCCGCGCTGGCCGTGGGCGGACACATCCCCGACGCGGCGCTCATCCACGCGGCGCGCAAGACCCGACAGCAG GCTCGCGAGTTGGGCGGTGACTACATTCCAATCAAGCCGTCGGAAGCCAAGCCGGGGTCGCGGCTTGTGCGCGACGATGGGTCGGGAGACGACGACGAAGACGGACGGATTGAAGTCCGCGGCTTGGATTTGCCCAGTGATAAGCCAAAAC ggGGCACAGCGGCAGCACCTACAAATGAAGAGTTGGACAGTGAACCGGATGAGTGGGAGGAGCAACAGATTAAGAAAGCGATGCCTGCCATACCGGACATAACGG CTGAGGGCGGGATAGAGCTGAACCCATTCGCggtggcgccgccgccgccgcgcctgcAGGATGCGCCCGCGCACCTGCGGCCGCTCACCACGCCGGGGCGGCCCCCGCCCGCCACCGCGCAGGAACTCGTCGACGCCTTAAGGACGCG GCTACAAGAGCTGCAAGCGGAGCAAGATTTGACGGCGCGCACGCGCCACGAGCTGGAGGCGCGGCTGCAGGCGGCGGCCGGCGCGCGCCTGGCCCGcagcgcgcgccgcgccgcgctcgACACCGCCTACCGCCGCGCGCAGGCCGCGCGCGCATACCTCACCGACCTCATCGAGTGCCTTGATGAGAAG ATGCCCCAACTAGAAGCCCTAGAGGCGCGAGCGCTGGCCCTGCACCGGCGCCGCTGCGAGTTTCTCATGGAGCGCCGCCGCGCCGACGTCAGGGACCAGGCGCAGGATGTGTTCGCGCTCGCTG CCCGCGCGGGCGCGGCCCGTGCGCCGGAGCCGGAGGCCAAGCAGCGGCGCGCGGCGGAGCGCGAGGgccggcggcgcgcgcggcgcctgGCGCGCCACGCCGCCGGCGCGCTGGCGCACCGCGACGGCGACTCCAGCGACGACGACCTGCCGCCCGCGCTGCTCACGCAGGCGCAACACGAGACAG AGGCCATCCGGCAGGCGTCGCTGGCGCTGTTCTCGGACGCGCTGCCGGCGTGGCGCAGCGCGGCGGGCGTGGCGGCGCGGCTGGCGCGCTGGCGGGCGCGCGAGCCCGCGCTGTACGGGGACGCCTACGTGGCCGACTGCCTGCCCCGGCTGCTGGCGCCCTACGTGCGGCAACAG CTAATCCTATGGAACCCGCTAGCTGACTCGGACAACGAGGACTACGAGCGCATGGAGTGGTTCCGCTGCCTGATGATGTACGGCGTGAGGCGCGCGCCGCTCAGCAGCGACTCGGACTCGGACGGCGGCGAGGCGGAGCCCCCCGTCACGGAGGAGCACACGCGGGAGGACCCTGACGCCATGCTCGTGCCCACCATCCTCGCCAAAGTGGTCATGCCTAAGCTCACAG AGCTGGTGGAGCAGGCGTGGGACCCGCTGAGCGTGCGCGCGTGCACGCGGCTGCGGCAGCTGCTGCCGCGCCTGGCCGCCGCGCcgggcgcgcgcgcgccgctgcAGCGCCTGGCCGCCGCGCTGCGCATGCGCGTCGTGGCCGCGCTGCAGGCCGACGTCTTCCTGCCCGCGCTGCCGCCGCA CGTAATGGAGGGTCCGGGCGGCGGGTTCTGGCGGCGCTGCCTGGGCGCCGGCGTGCGGCTGCTGCGGGCCACGCTGGCGCtcaccgcgccgccgccgctgctcaGAGCTGACCCGCACGTGCTGCAACTTATAG AAACCCTATGTTgtgcggcgggggcggcgccgCCGCAGTGGATGGCGGCGGCGGCCGTGGCGTTGGCGGAGACCCTGCCGCGGAGCGGAGCCCTGCGGGCGAAGGCGCTCGCCCGCGTCGCCGCGCTCGCCACGCTGGCCCTGTCGCGCCTGCAGCCCGACAACCCGCTACACTT AAAAGCCTTAGACCAAGCGAGAACAGTGATCGCAGAAGCAAAAGCGTTGGAATGA
- the LOC126382081 gene encoding protein arginine N-methyltransferase 9-like — MDEEAAREYIAYAAQLSSSGNYSKAFDLYILAFEKNPELKALFEPEFRAAINKLNEHLISAGKIQEIFVNYGKAIKIFPDNVHFINDTGSYLYKYGYYCEAWCHFQKALKLDSGYVKAEKNLNSIKNLLLERWHYRMLNDKIRNESYHDAIRETLIPYKDTVLDLGAGTGLLSLYCMECHPIAVTACDNSEQMTTMAECIMEDNNWMEVIIVNNMSTSMDFRDIGGKRSLLTTELFDAGLFGEHALESLAHAHEQLLSNVGRIIPNKAEFFIIGAKCDHLANKYHLNSAAKTFLNITTQNVHVLTENETYDCEDVYQFSGLKYMTQPQSLLKIDFNNYNDIQEKLNNTEPYDLELKATENGEINTIIGWFNLYLTDNVTVTTDPRSDRRANAWQQAVFYDFVPQTVTESQTVAMDFLLESSKLSIVPSYNSNIVRISPETIRFLNDSEYTKMITRCLGMASVYLGQMAEMSQISIVDLCPFPLFGLLMLKRGAKSLTCCAKTDDDKKFFKNVFTANNIDLCKVNVFVGQEWSQDAFLDEKYHAIFCNVFEVCGDVDLRMYQIAQHLKNAHLLPGGLFMPSSVSLVAQVVTSHWLDINNRVYDTNVSNYKIGSYINKYQVSQNFCIDFTCLEYTALTEPVVLGKYGHVNSGVVNVPVIKDGDANAILCWYNIELMEDLGEISTNRGDSFIDGIVFLANPPIHMSRGGLANVLRCIDIDGAFKLMIDSETPNTS, encoded by the coding sequence ATGGACGAAGAAGCTGCGCGAGAGTACATCGCGTATGCGGCGCAGTTGTCTTCAAGTGGAAACTACAGCAAGGCCTTTGATCTGTATATTCTAGCTTTCGAGAAAAATCCGGAATTGAAAGCGCTTTTTGAGCCCGAGTTTCGGGCAGCCATCAATAAGCTAAACGAACACCTTATCAGTGCAGGTAAGATCCAAGAGATATTCGTAAACTACGGTAAGGCTATTAAAATATTTCCAGACAATGTTCACTTCATAAATGACACTGGTTCATACCTCTACAAGTACGGATATTATTGTGAAGCCTGGTGCCATTTCCAAAAGGCCTTAAAACTGGATTCCGGTTATGTAAAGGCAGAGAAAAACTTGAACTCAATAAAGAATCTCTTACTTGAACGCTGGCATTATCGCATGTTGAATGATAAGATTCGAAATGAATCTTATCATGATGCCATTAGAGAAACACTAATTCCATACAAAGACACTGTTCTCGATCTTGGAGCAGGTACCGGGCTCTTGTCTCTTTACTGCATGGAGTGCCATCCCATAGCAGTGACGGCCTGTGATAACTCTGAGCAAATGACTACTATGGCTGAATGCATCATGGAGGACAACAACTGGATGGAGGTCATTATTGTCAATAACATGTCCACATCTATGGATTTTAGGGACATTGGGGGCAAGAGGTCACTTCTGACCACAGAGTTGTTTGATGCAGGTCTTTTTGGCGAGCATGCTTTAGAATCTCTCGCACATGCTCATGAACAGTTACTCTCAAATGTTGGCCGAATTATACCAAACAAAGCTGAATTTTTCATTATTGGTGCAAAATGTGACCACCTGGCCAATAAATACCATCTTAATTCTGCTGCCAAAACTTTTCTGAATATTACAACACAAAATGTACATGTTCTAACAGAAAATGAGACATATGACTGTGAGGATGTCTATCAGTTCAGTGGTCTAAAATACATGACACAGCCCCAGTCTTTGCTCAAAATTGATTTCAACAATTACAATGATATtcaagaaaagctgaacaataCTGAACCTTATGATCTTGAATTAAAAGCCACAGAAAACGGTGAAATTAACACCATTATAGGGTGGTTCAATCTGTACTTGACAGACAATGTTACAGTTACCACAGATCCAAGATCTGATCGAAGAGCTAATGCTTGGCAACAAGCTGTTTTTTATGACTTTGTGCCACAGACTGTTACTGAGTCTCAAACTGTTGCTATGGATTTTTTATTAGAAAGTAGCAAACTGTCCATAGTGCCAAGTTACAACAGTAATATAGTAAGAATCTCACCAGAAACAATAAGGTTTCTAAATGATTCTGAGTACACAAAAATGATTACAAGGTGTTTGGGCATGGCTTCTGTGTATTTGGGACAGATGGCTGAAATGTCGCAAATCAGCATTGTCGACCTTTGTCCATTCCCCTTATTCGGCTTGCTGATGCTGAAGCGAGGAGCAAAGTCCCTGACGTGCTGCGCTAAAACCGATGATGATAAGAAATTCTTCAAGAATGTCTTTACAGCCAACAATATAGATTTGTGTAAAGTGAACGTCTTTGTTGGCCAAGAGTGGAGCCAAGATGCGTTCTTAGATGAAAAGTACCATGCCATATTTTGCAACGTGTTTGAAGTGTGTGGCGACGTAGATTTGCGTATGTACCAAATTGCTCAGCATTTGAAGAATGCTCACCTCCTGCCGGGAGGCCTTTTTATGCCCTCCAGTGTCAGCCTAGTGGCACAGGTGGTTACCAGCCACTGGCTTGACATAAACAACAGGGTCTACGACACGAATGTCAGCAACTACAAGATCGGAAGTTATATTAACAAATACCAGGTGTCGCAGAATTTCTGCATCGACTTCACTTGTCTCGAGTACACCGCCCTGACTGAGCCAGTGGTCCTCGGGAAATATGGACACGTTAACTCTGGCGTGGTGAACGTGCCGGTGATTAAAGACGGCGATGCGAACGCGATCCTCTGCTGGTACAACATCGAATTGATGGAAGACCTGGGCGAAATATCTACGAACAGGGGAGACAGTTTTATAGATGGAATAGTATTCCTGGCCAACCCCCCAATTCACATGTCTCGCGGAGGACTTGCAAACGTTTTACGATGCATCGACATTGACGGAGCTTTCAAATTGATGATTGATAGCGAAACTCCAAATACGTCGTAA